One segment of Eretmochelys imbricata isolate rEreImb1 chromosome 5, rEreImb1.hap1, whole genome shotgun sequence DNA contains the following:
- the GAS1 gene encoding growth arrest-specific protein 1: MVVGSPAVHGGGGGGGRRWLLPGAWLWLTVVLGAVSPPRVHGRRLICWQAVLQCQGEPECSYAYSQYAEACAPVLLQQHPAGSAGAAAAASSSSRRRCPSHCIAALIQLNHTRRGPALEDCDCAQDETCWATKRAIEPCLPRTSGGGGAGAAAGGGGVMGCTEARRRCDWDSRCSAALGRYMVSCGKLFNGLRCTEECRAVIEDMLAVPKAVPLNDCVCDGLERPICETMKENMARLCFGAEAGGNGAGSSGGSDGGPEDYYEDEYEDEPSPRGRDEPDEPGPQPGFSAPANSAGRAPAPAAWTALASILLLL, translated from the coding sequence ATGGTGGTAGGTTCGCCCGCTGTGCatggaggaggcggcggcggcggccgccgGTGGCTGTTGCCGGGCGCCTGGCTGTGGCTGACGGTGGTGCTGGGCGCGGTGTCCCCCCCGCGGGTGCACGGCCGGAGGCTGATCTGCTGGCAGGCGGTGCTGCAGTGTCAGGGGGAGCCCGAGTGCAGCTACGCGTACAGCCAGTACGCCGAGGCGTGCGCCCCGGtgctcctgcagcagcacccGGCCGGCAGCGcgggggccgccgccgccgcctcctcctcctcccggcgGCGGTGCCCGAGCCACTGCATCGCGGCCCTGATCCAGCTCAACCACACGCGGCGGGGCCCGGCGCTGGAGGACTGCGACTGCGCGCAGGATGAGACCTGCTGGGCCACCAAGCGCGCCATCGAGCCCTGCTTGCCCCGCaccagcggcggcggcggggccggggccgcggcGGGCGGCGGCGGGGTGATGGGCTGCACCGAGGCCCGGCGGCGCTGCGACTGGGACAGCCGCTGCAGCGCGGCGCTGGGCCGCTACATGGTGTCCTGCGGCAAGCTCTTCAACGGGCTGCGCTGCACCGAGGAGTGCCGGGCCGTGATCGAGGACATGCTGGCCGTGCCCAAGGCCGTGCCGCTCAACGACTGCGTCTGCGACGGGCTGGAGCGGCCCATCTGCGAGACAATGAAGGAGAACATGGCCCGCCTCTGCTTCGGGGCCGAGGCGGGCGGCAACGGCGCCGGCAGCAGCGGCGGCTCGGACGGGGGCCCGGAGGATTACTACGAGGACGAGTACGAGGACGAGCCCAGCCCGCGGGGGCGGGACGAGCCGGACGAGCCCGGCCCCCAGCCCGGCTTCTCCGCGCCGGCCAACAGCGCCGGCCGCGCGCCCGCCCCAGCGGCCTGGACCGCGCTGGCCtccattttgctgctgctgtag